A single window of Lytechinus variegatus isolate NC3 chromosome 8, Lvar_3.0, whole genome shotgun sequence DNA harbors:
- the LOC121420469 gene encoding retinoic acid receptor RXR-like, with the protein MECYESDQVSMSTSPSTIASSSPSIYYASDQSPSQSQCSPGSSIGSFSIPDAGGTGDRERPCLVCGDRGTGCHYSVFSCEGCKGFFKRTVQKQLLYSCRGPSNMEGACEINKASRNSCQFCRFQKCLTAGMKTDAVREDRLPGGKPKNKKLRSDSTTSNHSRTVPSPAGSEFIQSPTNENTQTVYDGMIGSDNEPWRLILKALCDASPHLVPDASTGPPPGMMPPMDGMPNFMPPSPNEFSPPPYSVRGFTIQDLMQGGFQELYMMVKWAKSIPMFKQLCLEDQMSLLKASFMDLNVLRLAYRSLDCLPMLQFTTKCKLTISECKEIGWGDLTEATVEFCATLRDLSLDITEFCILNGLVVCFPDAPGLVDVDSVTALQKTYLDCLQKYIATTFPNQPKRYGKILMRLPTLRKVSAKAMEQFMGLKLAGKIQVPGLVEEMMNCTI; encoded by the exons ATGGAATGCTATGAAAGTGACCAAGTATCGATGTCGACCAGCCCTTCGACTATCGCTTCGTCCAGTCCATCGATATATTATGCCTCTGATCAGAGCCCCTCTCAGTCCCAGTGCTCGCCGGGCAGCTCCATCGGATCATTCAGCATTCCCGACGCCGGTGGAACAGGCGACCGAGAACGTCCGTGCCTGGTGTGCGGTGACCGCGGCACCGGGTGTCACTATTCAGTATTTTCTTGCGAAGGTTGCAAAGGGTTTTTCAAGCGAACGGTCCAGAAACAGCTCTTGTATTCATGCAGGGGACCCAGTAACATGGAAGGCGCCTGTGAAATCAACAAAGCAAGTCGGAATAGCTGTCAGTTTTGTCGATTTCAGAAGTGTTTGACAGCTGGTATGAAAACAGATG CTGTTAGAGAAGACCGACTACCAGGAGGCAAGCCAAAGAACAAGAAACTCCGCAGTGATTCCACGACTTCCAATCACAGCAGAACAGTTCCTTCTCCAGCTGGGTCAGAGTTCATTCAATCACCGACGAACGAAAACACCCAGACCGTCTATGATGGCATGATTGGTAGCGACAACGAACCTTGGAGGCTGATCTTAAAGGCATTATGTGATGCCAGTCCCCATCTGGTCCCAGATGCTTCCACTG ggCCCCCTCCGGGCATGATGCCCCCGATGGACGGGATGCCAAACTtcatgcccccctcccccaacgaGTTCTCACCCCCGCCGTACTCTGTCCGCGGCTTCACAATCCAAGACCTGATGCAAGGAGGGTTCCAAGAGCTGTATATGATGGTCAAATGGGCCAAGTCTATACCTATGTTCAAACAGCTATGCCTAGAAGACCAGATGTCACTCCTGAAAGCCTCGTTCATGGATCTTAATGTCCTTCGATTAGCTTACAG ATCATTAGACTGTTTACCTATGCTTCAATTCACAACGAAATGTAAGCTGACAATATCAGAATGTAAGGAGATTGGCTGGGGAGACCTCACAGAAGCTACCGTAGAGTTTTGCGCCACACTCAGGGATTTAAGCCTTGATATCACTGAATTTTGTATCCTGAATGGCCTTGTGGTCTGTTTTCCAG ATGCTCCTGGTCTCGTCGATGTCGACAGCGTTACAGCGCTCCAGAAGACCTATCTGGACTGTCTGCAGAAGTACATTGCCACTACCTTCCCGAACCAGCCGAAGCGATACGGTAAGATCCTGATGAGACTGCCGACCCTGCGGAAGGTCAGCGCGAAGGCAATGGAACAATTCATGGGTCTAAAGCTGGCCGGGAAGATCCAGGTCCCGGGTCtggtagaagagatgatgaacTGTACCATATGA